The sequence below is a genomic window from Lolium perenne isolate Kyuss_39 chromosome 7, Kyuss_2.0, whole genome shotgun sequence.
caaggttgatcaggtcttgACATCAAAAATAATTTTATATGAAGTAAAATCTTGCATTTTCACGAAATAATCAAGTTACCTCGATTTGAATAGGAATATCTCTGgacttatcagccatttgcaaagatatattagTAGGTATCAACTTTTCTAAATCAAGTCttctataaagagaaaaaggcatgacACTAACTTCGGCTcctaaatcacatagagcagtcttAACATAACTATTTTTAATAGCGCAAGGAAttgtaggtatacctggatctcCGAGCTTCTTTGAAACTTTGCCATTGAAggaataattagcaagcatagtaggAATTTCCTCAGTAGGAATTTTCCTTTGTTAGAAACAATAtccttcatatactttgaataaggaggcaatttaatagcatcagtcaaaagaATTTGCAAGTACATAGGTTTCATCCATTCACAAAACCGGTTAATTAAAGTGTTCCTCTTccattgatttgtgtttcttatcAGGGAAAGGCATtggtttttgcacccaaggttctctttctttGCCATGTATGTTGGAAAtgaaatcttccttagtgtactTCACGTTTTTAGGTTGCTTTTCAAGTGCAACCTCAACTTCTTCTACTTCTTCCTTATCGGAAGCCTCACTTTTCTCATTGCCGCTTTCAGTTTCGACATCGGAAATAGATATACTATTAGGATCTACAGCGGGATCAAAAGATTCTACAGGTGTTATATTTTCCTTCTTCTTATTTTCCTTAGATTTAATCCTAGTATCATCGGCGCGCTGAGAATATTGCTCGACTCTCTTGGGGTGaccctcaggatataaaggatcctgggtaGTAGCACCACCTCTAGTTCTAATCTCATAAGCATGCTTCTCTTTAGGAGCATTCACTAacaaatcattttgcactttgGTGAGCTGATCTATTTGTGTTTGAACCATTTGGAAATGCTTAACAAGCATCTTCACACCATTGGAGGTTCgctccacaatatcatgtaaaTTACTAATCTCTCTAGATTTTTCCTCTAAATGTCTCTCAACTCTcttattaaagttatcttgcttaatacaataattatcaaactcatctaagcattggtcGGGAGTCTTACCATAAGGAACGTCTCCGCTGTTGAATTGAAGAGCATGTACTTCGACAACGGTGGGAGGAATTGGCTTACATAATTCTTCAATAGGAGGgaggttcttcacatcttcggatttaatacccttctccttgagagatttcttggcttccttcatcacttcatcatttaattcagtCATCCCTCTTTTCTTCGGGGTTGGTGTAGACTCAGGAATATGCCATTCATCATAATTCTTGCTTATTTTAGCAATAAATTCTTCGGCTTCAGTAGGAGTTCTttgcctgaaaacacaaccagcacaactatccaggtatatcCTAGATTTATCGGTTAGTAcattatagaatatatcaagtaatttATTTTTAGCAAAAGGACAATTCATTACTCCTCTAATTaatgagcaaaaccttgcccatgcGATAGGCAATATTTCTTGTTTCTCCTGCACAAAGTCAGTAATAttttgcaaagcagcatgttgagcactagcagggaaaTATTTATGAAATAAAGCTGCAACTAAATCCTTAGGACATTTAATAGACCCGGCCAGGCAATGAACTATCTTACCAAACTTTCGCGGCACCTTTCAAATAAAACGAAAAATCTTAATAATAAATAAGTAGGTGCGCATTTTATTATCATCAACAAAAACATTACTCAGAGCTCATTCATATGCTTCATAGCACTTTCATTTCCAGTACCACAAAAGGCTCCTTCTCAACAATTGATATATAAGATAAATCTGGAGAGAAATCATAATGCTTATCCCTAATgtctatgggagatgtggcaaaagtAGGATCAATAGGCAGCGTATATTTAATAGCGCGCCTTGCAAGTAGGATTTTAGCAGCGCTTGCATTAATAGCGGCGTGACATTCATCAATTAAATCATCATCAAGATCAATATAAACTTCATCAAAATCGTCACTAGCATGCTCTCCGGGCTCAGGTGAACCGGAGGGCGGAAAAGTACTTCTTTCATTTTCGATTTGCTTAGCCCTAGCAATTGTGGTGTCTAGGAAAGGACCTAGCGAACCACTTTCATCAAACACAGTAGAGGCACCATCCAAATCATcaggagaattttcagattcagtagaAGTAGTAGcatgatcaacataaggtggagtAAGAAGCTTACTCATTACAGACGGCGAATCAAAAGCAGCAGAGGTATTTAAAGTTGTACCTCTTCTTGTAGTGAACGGAAATATAGGGACTCTTTCATCTCGAGTCTTCCCCATAATGAATAGCAGCGAACATGATCACTTCGAACTTGACTaataaataaagctatgctcctcggcagcggcgccagaaaatagtcttgatgacccacaagtataggggatcgcaacagtcttcgagggaagtattacccaatttattgattcgacacaaggggagccaaagaataaatATAAGCCTTGACaattgagttgtcaattcagctgcaccaggaAATAGACTAGCTCCCAgaggtttatcagtagcaacagttttatagcagcggCAGTAATAAAGTACCATCGGAAATAAAGTAAAAACTGCAGCAGTGGTGGATgcggtaaacaacaggattaaaatactgtaggcacaaggaTGAATAATCAGGCGTTGCATGAATGAGACGACTCATATAATAGCTAGCATGGGCATTTGCTGATAAAGTGATACAACTATCCAAGAATAAAATAACtataggcgtgtgttcctatttagtcgtgcgtgctcgcaatgagaaacttgcgcgACATCTTTTGTCCAACCAACCCGTTGCAGCGAGGCCTCGAGGGAAACTACTGATAattaaggtactcattttaatagagtaccggagcaaaccattaacactctgtgaacacacgtgatcctcacatcaaagccatcccctccggttgtcccgattattGTCACTTCGGAGCCTTGGGTTCCGAaaaatgacatgtgtatacaacttgcagatatgatcAAGAACAATATATAAAGCATCATCATGAAAACACAAttagttcagatctgagatcatggcactcgggcccaaagtgacaagcattaagtataacaagttgcaacaatgcagAAAATACTCACAACGGATACTAGACACTATGCCCCGAACaattctaatgctattacatgaacaaactCATCCAATCccgaccatccccttcagcctacagcgagggaactactcacacatggatgggggaatcatggatagttgatggagaggcgtcggtgatggcgatggagattatctcctccaattccccgtcccggtagggtgctaGAACGGAGTTCCTGCCTCCTAAATAGGATTTCGCGAGGCGGTGGCGCTACGGACTTTTCTCTGGAATAACTTCGAACCCCCTGGGGTTTTCTCATGACGAGGATCTTATAGCCGAAATGGGAGGCTGAAACGACGAAGGGGTTAGGAACACAACCCCCAGGCGcggcaaggcctgggccgcgcctggGCCATGTACTCCTAGCTCCAGGCCCCCTGCTCttcaccttctggctccgtgagttccCCGGGAAAATAAGGCATTTGGGTATATTTCTGGGATTTTTtccgaaagttgattttctgcacaaaaacaagacaccagggaaattctgctgaaaacagcgttagtccgcgttagttgcattcAAAACCCACAAGTTTGAGGGCAAATAATAACAAAAAGGTTaggaaaagtagatacgtttttgaGGTATCAAACACCTTCGTTGGGCGCGGTAAGAGACGACCATCGGCGATCGGTGGTAACGCCGGCGTTACTGCAGGCGGCTCTCCCCGGTGTGGCTTCAGTAGTCCCACATGAAAGACATCATGGATGCGAGAGCCCTCTGGCAGCTGAAGGCGATATGCAAGTTTTCCCACGCGCTCCAAGATGACGAAGGGGCCAGCGTAGCGAGGACCAAGCTTGCGCCTCGCACGTGGGTCGAGGGACTGGGTGGATCGATGAAGAAGGCGCAGCCACAACCAGTCGCCCACTGCATAGGCCACCTCGCAATGATGGCCGTCGTAGTAGTGCTTGGTGAGCTGCTGGGCCTAAATGAGACGTTGCCGCACCTCAGCAAGCATCTCGTCACAGTTGCGGAGAAGCTCCCCCTCAACCTCCGTCCGAGCGGTCACCGGGTTGACCGGCAAGATGGGCGGTGGTGGTCGATCATAGACCACCTCAAATGGCGTGGCACGCAGGGCGGAATGGTAGGTGGTGTTGTAGCAATATTCCGCCCAAGCGAGCCAATCCACCCATGCGCGAGGACGATCACCTGTAACACAGCGTAAGTACATGGCGATCACTTTGTTAACCACCTCGAACTGGCCGTCCGTCTGAGGATGGAACGCCGTGCTGAACCGGAGCTTGTTGCCCGCCATCCTGAAGAGGTCACGCCAAacatgtcccatgaacaccggaTCCCGATCACTGACGATCGACGCGGGAAAACCGTGTAGGCGGACGATGTCGTCGAAGAAGGCACGAGCAACGGACGCGGCGGTGTGCGGGTGGCCGAGCGCGATGAAGTGTgcgtacttggagaagcggtcgACCACCGTGAGGATGACGGACTTGCCGCCACCTTGGGGAAgccctcgatgaagtccatggagatgtcGGCCCAAACCTGGGAAGGCACCTCCAGCGGCTGCAACATCCCCGCCGGGCGCAGTGTATCCATCTTGTTGCGATGGCATATCTTGCAAGAGCGCACCCAGTCCCGGACCAAGGCCCGATCACCAGGGATGTAGAAGTCGGCGCGGAGACGGTGGAGAGTCTTCTGGATGCCCTCGTGGCTGGACAAATGGGCCAGCAGGAGCACCTGGTGTCGTAGATCATCGTGGTCGGGCATGAAGATACGGCGCCCATGCAAGAGGAGCCCCTCATCTAGGCGCCATGGCGCCTCCAACTCGCCCACCTCCAGCTACTGTCACAAAAGTTGGGCGTCAGGCGCCTCCGCCGAAGCCTGGTGGATGGTGtcaaagaaggagaaggaggggcCCGAGCGAATGCACAATGCCAGCCCCTCAGGTGCGCCATCCTCGTCGGTGGCGTCGCGCCAGGAGAGAGCATCGGCGACTGTGTTGAGGCGCCCCGGTCGGTACTCCATGGTGAAATCAAAACCGAATAGCTTGCCGATCCACTGATGCTGCAGCACGGTCGAGAGCCTCTGATCCAACAAGTACTTGGGGCTGTAGTTGTCCGTGCGAATCTAGAACGAGCGCCCCCAAAGGTAGGGACGCCAATGGCGCACAGCCTGCACCAAGCCAATGAGCTCCTGCTCGTATGCCGCAAGTTTGAGATGGTGTGCGGCGAAAGGCCTGCTGAAGTAGGCAAGTGGCCCGTCACCCTGGTGAAGCACGGTGCCTAACCCCATGTCGGAGGCGTCGCAGTCGACGATGAACGGCCGCGTGAAGTCCGACATTTGGAGAACGGGGCCCGTCGTGAGGGTCCCCTTCAGGGCCTCGAACGTGGCGGTGGCCTCATCATCCCAGTCGAAGGCATCGCGGTGTAGGAGCCACGTGAGAGGTGTCGCGATGATGCCGAAGTCCCGGATGAATTTCCGGTAGTACCCGACAAGGCCCAGGAAGCTGCGAAGAGCGCACGGTGAACGAGGTGGCAGCCATGCTGCGACGACTGCCACCTTGTCGGCGCCCATGGCCACCCCCTCGGCAGAGATGACGTGGCCGAGGTAGGCAACCGAAGTCGTCCCgaacgagcacttcgagcgcttaAGGTGAAGATGATGCACTCGAAGCTCATTGAAGACGATGGTGACATGTTGTAAGTGCTCCGCCCTCGAGGTGATGtagatcaaaatatcatcaaagaaaacgAGCACAAACCGACGTAAATAGGGGCGGAGTACATCATTCATCAGGGCCTGGAATGTCGTTGGCGCATTGGTGACGCCGAAGGGCATCACCACGAACTCGAAGTGGCGATGATGGGTCTGGAACACCGTCTTGGCGATGTCGtccgggtgcatgcgcacctgGTGGACTGGTGGTAGCCCAACCGTAagtcgagcttggtgaagaagcgTGCCCCATGGAGCTCGTCGATGAGCTCGTCGACCACCGGGATCGGGAACTTGTCCTTCAGCGTGAGCGCGTTGAGGGCACAATAGTCGATGCAGAAACACCATGTGACATCCGCCTTGCGGACGAGCAGCACCGGCGCCGAGAACGGCGACGTGGAGATCCGGATAATGCCCGCGGCGAGCATGAGTGTGcactgttgatacgtctccaacgttatcgatgatttcttatgttccatgcttgatttatgaaaatacctacatgttttgttcacactttatgatgattttatgcgttttccggaactaacctattgacgagatgccgaagtgccagttcctgttttctgctgtttttggtttcagaaatcctagtaaggaaatattctcggaattggacgaaatcaatgcccagaaccttatttttcccggaagcttccagagagccagagaggcaccagaggggagccctgggggccccacacatggtggtggtgcggcccaggggggggcgcgcccccctattgtctgGCCCCACCATGGCCCCTccaaggctgcccttccgcctacttaaggaatccgtcgcgaaaaccctagacgaataagccacggtacgagaaaccttccagagccgccgccatcgtgaagccaagattcgagggacagaagtctctgttccggcacgccgccgggacggggaagtgcccccggaaggcatctccatcgacttaccgccatcttcatcaccgctgctgtcttccatgaggagggagtagttctccctcgaggctaagggctgtaccggtagctatgtggttaatctctctcccatgtacttcaatacaatgatctcatgagctgcttcacatgattgagatccatatgatgagctttgtaatctagatgtcgttatgctattcaagtggattttacttatgtgatctccggagactccttgtcccacgtgtgtaaaggtgacagtgtctgcaccgtgtgggtcacttaggctatatttcacagaatacttattcactgagttatgatttgagttggatgtctctatgaaattgtggtgtgttagtacctcatatgaatgctcacagtgacagcgtggggtgtttattagtacttgggaatacatctttaaggtttgcctacatgatgaattagagttcgttatcttgccagagagtaattcagaatagcatagtgaagtgcttatttatattcctttatgattgcaatgttgagagtgtccactagtgaaagtaggatccctaggccttgtttccatacATCGAATCGCCGTTTATttattgttctactgcatgtttactcgctgccatattttattcagattgctattaccactcatatacatccatattacttgtatttcactatctcttcgccgaactagtgcacctatacatctgacaagtgtattaggtgtgttggggacacaagagacttcttgtatcgtgattgcagggttgcttgagagggatatctttgacctcttcctccctgagttcgataaaaccttgggtgatccacttaagggaaaacttgctgctgttctacaaacctctgctcttggatgcccaacactgtctacaggaaaagaagccaacagtagacagcaactGTCACTCGAGCTCGTCCTTCTGCAGTTGGGGGTAGCGGTAAGGCCGCACGGCCACCGGTGTCGTGTCCGGAGCGAGGTGGATATGGTGATCATACACCCGGGCAGGCGGGAGGCCTTGCGTCTCGTCGAAGAGGTCGTCGTGCTGCTGCAGGAGGTGGGCCAATAGGGGGTGCTCGGAGTCGAGGTCGGCCGTGGTGAGCTGGAGCTGCGGTGCCGGAGCGGCGCCCCCAATGCATGTCCAACGGACATGGCGGCCCTAGCGCCAGAAGGTCATCGTCAAGGCGGCGAAGTCCCAAAGTATGGGCCCGAGGGGCCGCAGGAAGTCCAAGCCGAGGATGAAGTCGAAGCATCCCAAGTCGATGTCGGCGCACGTGATGGTGAAGTGCTCGTCGCCGATGGAAAGCGGCACGTGCTGCGCCAGGCCATGGCAACGAAGGCGGTCGACGTTGGCCACGGTGACGCGGAGATGATCGCCGCCCGTCGGCTGGAGGCCCAAGCGACGCATGGTGGTCTCCGGCAGGAAGTTATGCATGGAGCAGGTGTCGAGGAGGGCCACCAGCTGCTCACCGTGTATCATCACCGGTAGGAGCATCGTCTGCTCGTTGCGGATCCCTGCCGACGCGTGGAGCGAGACGACGCACGACGTGGCTGGCACGACGTCAAGGGCGGTCTCCGTCACTATGTCGGCGCCCGTGTCGGTGTCGCCTTTGTCCACCGTCTCCAAGTAGAAGAGGCGCGGGCAGACGTGACCTGGTTCGTAAGGCTCGTCGCAGTTGAAGCACAGGCCGAGGCGATGGCGCTCCAACTGCTCCGCCGGGGTGAGGCGCCGAAAGGTACGCGGCGTCGCTGCTGGGGCGGTCGGTGCGGGCCGCGTGGGCGGCGCTGCGGTCGGCGGGGGGGCGGGCGGGTGGCCGGGCCCCGTGACTTGGGGGAGACGGCTGCAGCGCCTGGGCCCGGCGCTCATATGCTCGAGCGTAGTGCATCGCCGTTTGCAGGTTCTGGGGAGCCTGGAGTTCCACGTCCACCCATATGTGATCCGGAAGTCCGCCGACGAAGAGCTCCGCGcgttgttgccccgtgacacccgGGGCGTGGCAGGCGAGTGCCTGAAAGCGATCGGCGAAGTCTTGCACCGTGGACGTGAAGGGGAGGCGCTCAAGCTCCGCGAGGCGGCTCCCGCGGAGCGGCGGCCTGAAGCGAAGGAGGCATAGCTCCTGAAAACGGTCCCACGGAGGCATGCCGCCCTCGTCCTGCTCGAGGGAGTAGTAGCACATCTGGGCAGCGCCCCTGAGGTGGTAGGAGGCAAGCCAGGTGCGATCCGACAGCAGGGTGCGCTGCCTGCGGAAAAACTGCTCGCACTGGTTGAGCCAATTCAGGGGGTCCTCTGACCCATCGAAGGTGGCGAAGTCGACCTTGGTGTAGCGGGGTGGTGTCGGTGTAACGCCGCTGTGGCCCATTGCGTCGGGGCACGCCTCATGGAGGCGTGCATAACTCGCGCTGCAGCGCCCGGGAGGGTGGGGATCGGCGGGTCGCCTGCGGTGGTGTAGACCGGCTGTGTCGACGAAGCAGTGAGCCACGCCGGCAGCGGCGACGGTGACGGGGGGAAACGAATCTGGTGGATGGGAACGCCCCCCGTCGCTGCGGCACTCAGACTGGCGGGGGAGGACGGCGGCCACTGCGTCCAGGGGTGAGCCGGTGCTGATGGGGGCTGCGGCGGAACGCCCGTGAAGGGTGGGACCCATGGCGCCGGcacagagaagacggacggctgcGGCGGCGTCGGGGGACCCTAGGTGCCGATCAAGAAGAGGTGGATGCCTTGGACCACGGTGACGAGGTCGTTGATGACCCCGCTCATCTGCTCGGGCGTGTAGATGACAGGCGCTGATGCGGCGGAGCTCGCCGTCGTGACGACCACCGGGGATCCCGCCGTGGTGGCGACGACCGCGGAAGCGGGCGGGAGCGACGACGATGTGGCGGTGGGGGCGGAGAAGATATGATCGCAGCCGAGCTAGGTGATACCAAATTGGTAGAACCGACTGCTCTACCGGCCCTAGAGCGTAGCCTGTAGGGGAAGGAGGGGGCGGCGTGCAGACGAGGTTGCGGCTAGGTTAGGAAGTCCGACTCCTCTGGGAGTCAGCAATAATGATTATTATTGTTGTTTGATTTGCCTCGTTTACAACTCGTATAGCTAAAGATAAATGAGCTAATCCCGTAGTTGGGCTTTACAACTCGTATTGCTAAAGATAAATGGGTTAATCCCGTAGTTGGGCCCCCTCCTCAGGTAACTAATACCGGTCCTAACATGTTCCCTGTGGACAGCCGCCTTGCAACAATCGTACAGTGTGTCGTGTAAACGCTCCACAAGACCACAACCTCATCAACTGTGCCACAAAATAAGAACCTTATCTGTCCTACGCTCAAGAATCCACTGCAAATGGAACTGGTCAAGCAAAGCCAGGGCCATTGTTGCAGAACACAGCACCAACGGACTAACACACGGCCAGCAATATTATTACAGCACCCTTCCACAACCTAACCAAAGTAAAATGTCCAATCCCAGCAATTCTACCTCGTAACCATTCTGAACATATAAACCCCCAGAGTACACTGTGACCACCAGCAAATATCCCTGTTCTACCAAGAGAGGGGGGAAACATGGACTGCAAAAGTTCACGTATGGAAGGATGGTTTGATGTTTTCTACTATATCTATGTTTCGGACCCACCGATACAACATGTCAAGCGAGGCACAAAAAGGAACATGGGATGACAATCAGCGGATGGGTGTGTATGAGTTCCCTCCAGACGAACCAGAACCCTTTTGTTGTTCTTCAGATGTCATCTTCTCCTTCGTCATCGTGCCGACGTCGGTGGCGGCCTTGGCCACCTTGCTGAACGCGCTGGTGACCCACGACGCGCTGGTGAAGACATACCGGTTCTTCATGATGGCAGACCCCGCAGTGCTCACCGTCTGCTCAGCCGCGGCCAGCGCAGACTTGGTCTTGTCGGACACCTGGAACTTCTGGTCCATCTCCTTGACCTTCTCGTTCACCACGGAGGTGCCCATGGTGAACTTCTCGCTAAGCCCAATCTTCTTGTCGATGGAGGCTACCTTGGCACCAGCGGTGGATGTGAAGCCAAGCTTGTCGTCGAAAGCTTTCGCCTTACCAACGGCGTCTTTGCCCAGGGTGAAACCCCTGGCGAGCATAGTGCTGACGACATCTTCAGCTTTGTGGACCACATTGTCACCACCGACTGGTACTCTTGTTCCACTCATCTGAGAACAGAATGCAACATTCAATTCATATTGTCGGCAAGATTAAACAAAATACTGAAATTCTGTTGCATATGCTACTACTAAGGTCGCCAGTCATAAACATAGCTCTAGTGCATGAACACCAGCACACTTCACATTACATGACTTCAAAAACTTGGATCATCTGACAGccaaatagataaatgcatacagtTGTCCAGAATACTAGTCATAGAAGAGCTTAATTATAATCAAAGCAGGACACATGAGTACCGTCTCATTTTAGGTTAGCACTGATAGGATGCTGAAAATCTCACAGGTCGTAAGGTCATTTGTCAAAAACTAGGCATGAATCACGATAAAACCATTTATCACATATGGTCAAGAAACAGGAATATGCAGGACATGACCTCGAACAATCAATGGTATGTTTCAGAGAAATTACATTAAAACAAAGTGTCCCCGTGTCCATATACATACACCCAGAATTATCAGATGTGCCATGTTCAATTCAGGACACAACATACTAAACGAATTGAACACTTGCACATGAAAGTGAGGCATCACATACCTGTGGAGCAGAGGCGGTAGGGGGTGGTTGATATTCTGGAGCAGGCGCAATCATAACGGAAAGATCAACTATTGTCGCGCCCTGTTACAATGAGACAAAATGTCTTCTCAAAAATAAGTTCTCTAAGCGATATATACTGTGCTTAAAATATCCGAGCTTTGCTTTTTTTGGGCGACCATCGAGGAGAAATCTTAAGGTGATTTATCAGCATCCGGATTAGCAAGTAATAAAAGAATTGTGTACTTGCAAGAGGTGGCATATCAGGACTTTAGGAAACACCAAGACTGACCAAACTTAGATATTTCCACTGAGATGAAAATCATAGAAAACAGTAAATGGCATCTGAAAACCATTGAGTAGAAGTCGTTAGGTGATTTATCAACAACTGGATTACCAAGTAATAAGGGAAATATATATTTACAAGGGGTGATATAATCAGGACACTAGGAAACACCAAGACCAAGCAAACTTAGAGATGAAAAGCATAGAAAACAAGATATGCCATCTGAATAAGCACTTGGCATATACATGCCCCAATGAAGGAAGCAAAAGTTTTGTTGAGAGCTAATGATTAAAGAATGATGAACAGTTAAAGGACAGAAAATAATAACCATTCAACTGAAATACTGAATCATACGACAGCCTTAATTGCTCACCGAAAGAAGAAGGGCAGTCTCTGCTCCTTGGGCGTCTTTAAAAGTAACATATGCAACTTGAGACCACTCATCACCACTGtcaagagaaaaaaaaaacgtGTGAACTAAAATCTGTGAATGACACTAAAAGGCCAATTTGTAGAAGTAAAAGAAGTATGATCCTGTTGCGTGCACATTCAAAATTGACAAACCTTTGCATATCTACATGTTCAATGTCTCCTGAAAAGGAGAAGAACTCCTTAATGTCTTGCACAGTTGCACTCAGGGAAACATTGGTGACCTTCACAGTCCTCACCTGGAAACATTATAAGCTTCAGAAGGGGTACAAAGGGAAATAGAAagggaagcaaaaaaaaaaaaaaaagccagtTAGCATGCAAATGAAGGTTGGTGCATAAGGAAATGCATAAGCAAGCGAAGGATTTCAAAAGCTGAGTTAGCATGTAAATGGAAGTCAAACTAATAATCTTGGGTTTTCCCAtataagcacaaattgcagatcggGCATCTACATTAAATGAGAAGCATCATCCCCTTGTATGGAGAAAATTACTCCATGTGCCAATGATTTTTATAGCCTGCAAGTTAAGCCTATTTAAATATGTAAAGTTTGAAGTTGTTCTCCAATTTACAAGTCTTAACTCTTAAGCACTCTTGTAAAATTA
It includes:
- the LOC127311630 gene encoding binding partner of ACD11 1-like, which produces MAAATTAPVEVPVTGPVRTVKVTNVSLSATVQDIKEFFSFSGDIEHVDMQSGDEWSQVAYVTFKDAQGAETALLLSGATIVDLSVMIAPAPEYQPPPTASAPQMSGTRVPVGGDNVVHKAEDVVSTMLARGFTLGKDAVGKAKAFDDKLGFTSTAGAKVASIDKKIGLSEKFTMGTSVVNEKVKEMDQKFQVSDKTKSALAAAEQTVSTAGSAIMKNRYVFTSASWVTSAFSKVAKAATDVGTMTKEKMTSEEQQKGSGSSGGNSYTPIR